The genomic region acaggaacCTTATTAAAATGATGGACAGCTTTACACTTGTTAAATGGTTAACAAATGTATAAATATGGcactttattttggaaaagacCTGAGGTTTGCTTGTGGAAGTGGGGGTCAGAAGGGATGCAGCATATGAATTTATTGTCAAGTAGTGGAAGGAGGGTGATTTGAAATTGATGGAAACTTGTCCCAGATGTGGGTGGGAATGGTGTACAACACACAAGGTGAGCTGCGATAGATGTctgatgtgtgtttgtgtgtggatTTTGTATTCCTGTGTGGCTTGGTTCAGCTGGGTGCAGTGTACTGCATTTTCCTGGTGTTCCTTACAGGCAAATTCTTGCAGAAAAGTGCAAAAATGTGTTATGCCCAAATTGTTCCCTGAGATGTCAAGAACGTTGGAACAAATTTGCGTTTACAAACAAGTGTTATAGCAGACCTGACTGTATAtgagagagataaaataaaactgctCTGGTTGTAAGTGTTTAAAGATCCCAGTTTGGAACCCAGGCTCCCCAACTTCATCCCAAGGGGTTCCACGGAGCATTGCCTTGTGGCCTGGGACTTCactgtccttttgtttgtgaCCTGGAACAGATATAGAAcaatatttttttgtgtgtgaagacATTCGGTCCAGCCTTTGTATCCTTTCTTGACTGGTGATTGGAGGCTTGCCAGGCTTTTCATCTTTCCCCAAAGTTCAGTCCCACTGCCAGATGGGCTGTCCATTAAAGCAAATGGCCTTGAACTTATCAGCCTAGTGAAATACCTCTCTCCAGGTCCTTGTCAGGGAATATAACCTTGAACACATTGCTActcaatatttatcaaatgctGCTGTGAAAAACTAATATTTATGGATTACATTGGTTCCTCTGGACACTCTGAAACAATGaggaggagaaaaataattttctaaggtGACTTTTGCTTTGGTTTTCAGTGTTAAAggttaaaggaagaaatttacaTTTATCCAAAGGGAGCATATGTTAAAAAATAGTTAAGGAAAATATCTTGTAAAATCTATACCTGAAATAAGCTACACCAACAGAAATCTCTAGACCTGAGAATTTGGCTCCCTCTGGCAGTTAGTTTTATTGAATTATACTTAGTATCATACCCTCAGCCTCATTAATCTTGGGGCATCTATCTTATGGATGGAATAGGGTCCTCACGAAGACTCTGGGGAGAAGTGTCTCTGGTTCCAGTACCACAAATGACTGTACTTCTGCACAacttgggtttttattttatggatattGTTAGTCATGTAACTGATCATGTCTTCTTCCTCTTTATGGCCACAGACGTGTTTTCTTTGAcccatgcaattttttttttttttttaatttttaaccaaaagaaaaactagTTTGTCAACatgggaaaatgagaaaattgcATGCAAATGTGTTTGAATTCCTAGCAGCTATTGAAAAATCAGATCTGGTGACACTGGGCTCAATGTCTCCATGGCAATGGAGGGATCCAAAGAAATATTGCCATTTTCCTTAAAATAGAGGAGGTACTGTAAATTTGTTTTACTCATTTACATTACCTGCCTGGTCCCTGAAGATATGGACTCTGTGCACCTGGCTTAGAAATCCATTAGTGACAAACCTCTAGAGAGTGCGTAGACTCTTTGTTTGCATTTTGTGTACTAATCTTATTCTGGGGTCATATTATTGTTTCCTCaaattctctttccttcctcctattTCCCTCACCCATTTACATTAATTTCCTGTGGTTGTTTTATCTTGGGGTGTTGTGTGCTTTATATAAGCTGTTTTAAGTCTTTTTACTAACAGAcaagttataaataaataaaaattggagaatgacattttttctcaaaatgattttatttttcttttttgcctgacAAGAGTTTAAGAAGATCTCAGCTTTTTCTCTGTCCTGTTTTAGTGTCTGCTAGATACCATTACCTTTCCAAGctctgtaattcttttttttgggggggtggggggtgggtagtaATTCCTCACAGAGACTCTGGGAAAATGTTAAGCATTCAGCACATGCAGTTGTTTTGTATCTAGGATTGGTTGACTTTCCATGGTCTTGCATTAAGAACTGAAAAGCTAAGTAAGTGGGAACAGTAGTTCAATTGAACTCAAAGAGGGAGCATTAGAGCTGCATGCACCGACTCAGACCAGGAGAAGTCCTCCCTCAGTGCCCTGCCTGTGAGCACTGTCATGGCTCCTGGGAAAACGACCAGAGAGGACAAGAGTTGCTGTTGGGCCAGGGACCACACGTAGTGTTATTCAGTGGCTCCACAGACCGAATCTTTCTGTTAGATGTGTTTAGCATGGCTTGAATGATGGTGAAAATCACTCTTAATTGGCCAACAGTAGAATCATTAATTTTCACATATAATTCAGGATGTCTATATTCCCTAGAGAACTTTGAAGATCCAACAAGAATGGGCCAACACTCACCTTTGAATGAGCTTCTGACTAGCTCCCCACTGTCGTCCACACCCCTTTTGTCTCCATGACACTGAGGCCGAGTGCCACTTGCCCTGTATCCCTCCATTTTCTTGTATGTGATCCATTTTTGctatttaatgttattttgttatttttggtaCACTTCCCCCAGCTCATCTTGCTTTAAGCATATTCCACATCTTGACAGGCACTGAATTGGATTTTTTTTGAAGTCTCTCTTCTTGCCAGTGTCAGGGTTGTAAGCTTCCTTAGCAAGAGGCTCATGGGGTATGTGTAGGTAAAAAGAACTCTgggctcattcattcagcaaatattatggagaacttactgtgtgccaggtactgtcctggtactgggaatacagcagtgaacacaGCATGCCCTATTGGGATTTATGTTcgcagggagaggaggggagacagataaaaaataaatggctCATATAAAATCTGTCACATGGTGGGAAGTGATATGGAGAGAAATAAAGCAGGTAAGTGGGGTAGGGAGTGCCAGGTGGCACTGTTACATTTGGGGTTTCTTTGGGGTTGCAAAGTTCCTTTCAACAGAGCTCTGAATTAGCTGAGGAGTGTGCCATGCAGCTTTCTTGGGAAGGGCATTGCAGGCCTCTGGGGAGCATGCTTGGATTTGGCATTAGATACggtttttatttcacattttgccTCCTCTTATTATGGTGTGAATAGGGGTCATTTGTTTATGCACTTTGGACCACCTCTGTGActcatctgtaaattgctttgattCTACATTGGTAAACGCACAAGGAGAAGGATGATGCTTTACTCACTGGTCTATATCCTGTGCTAAGTTTGGTCATTGGCTCTTGGTAGGTGTTGAGTGAATATTTGTGGAATTAACAGATGAACACACAAACTGTTTTGAAAGAATACATGAGCtcactctctgcctctctttgctCCTAAGAAGATGGCAGTGCAGCTGCCCAAGTTGGTGCTGTTTGTATGTTTGGGTAACATTTGTCGATCACCCattgcagaagcagttttcagaaaacttgtaactgatcaaaatatttcagataattggagGATAGACAGTACTGAAACATCCACTGAAGAGATAGGAAACCCTCCTGATTATCGAGGGCAAAATTGCATGAAGAAGCACGAAATTCCTATGAATCAGGTGGCCTCGCAGGTTACCAAAGAAgactttgccacatttgattaTCTACTATGTATGGATGAAAACAATCTGAGAGATTTGAACAGAAAAGGTAGTgaagttaaaaactgcaaagcAAGAACTGAACTACTTGAGAGCTATgatccacaaaaacaacttattattGAGGATCCCTATTATGGGAATGACTCTTGCTTTGAGACTGTGGACCAGCAATGTTTTAGgtgctgcaaagcatttttggagaagtcacagtaaaGCTGCATCCATTCATTGCTGAAGGTCAACAATGATTAACGTCTTTACAGTGATGTTCTAGGTTTTTCAGTATGTTAAAAGTGTAATGCTTCATAGCTCAAGGccacaacttttttttcaattgatttattttttttatctttaaaaataattatagatggAAATCAATTTTGTGATTGGCAGAAGaattaaaaatctttgattcagacagtttatggGGTACGTTAAATGTTCTTAAGCAAATTGGACCTCTTATCTTGccccaattacaaaaatagtggaaGAAACAAACTAGTAGAACCGCAAAATacaatgttttgtgtgtgttttgtaacaatcatttctttccaataTTTAACCTTAAGATGCTAATCCAGTGATGGCTAGCATTCTAATATGCTTAATTATGAtcttaataagtaattaaaacatcACTTTAAGGCTCAAATCAGTATCTGAGCCTattgagatttttaaataatctacctCTTTATTAAGTTGGTATGTATGACTTGATGGACAGATGTTCTTTATTCACATATACTACTTCTCTTTTTACCTCTTATTGAATTGGATATTTCTGTCATAGGGGTTCACAATCTTGATTGGAAGTATTCTGATTCACACGTACTCAGAGGGCACACTTGTATGTTAGATGGATAGGAAAGAGAATGATTTATGGAATAAATCTTTAgcattattcttcatttttgtttatctagtttatttcataAGGAAGTcagttttttgctcccatttggacCACCTTGCCTTAGAAACTTTATATCCAGAAAGGAGACTGTATGCTGTTTCATTTGATGCtcactttgacaaatgtgtctgttttatatgcacataaaactcaaatgtcaaatattacatattgggttagatgggaaaaatagtttaaaaagctgggaaaagagaattctgttatgttgaagtccttaaataatatgttaagtgttcttttatcactgtttcatttataggagaatataggtaatttctgtgtactttgagatagctgtaatttcaaattcatttggatatatatcagaaaaggttgctttcaaaataaactggggaatataaaaatataatttataaaaaagagTACATAAGGGGATCATTCTCTTATCTAAGAATATATCACAGTCTCAGAGATTAATCACAACAAAGATGGCTAGCTCTGAGGCAGATGtacaataaatttctctttaatgTTGCCTCCATATTTTCTGTGCTTAGCAAGAAACACTGTAGAAAGGTACATCTAATAATCACAATTGGGGACTGTGATGACCCAGGAAAGGGATCTGGGGTTCTTTGGAGGCTCTAATTGATTGGGAGGCAGTCCCCCAAATTCAGCTGAATGTTGGTCATCCTCCAGAAGGATAATGCAAGGTAGCTGAGGGCAAGGactgtgtttttggtgctgtacCTGTTGTTCTTCACTGGTATATCCCAATTTCTAGCATAGTACCCATGGACCATAATAGGAGCTTAATTAAATATTAGTTAAATAAAGAGGGAATCAAATCACACAAGCATGCATTTTCAAACTGTTTCATAAAACAGTTGAAGTCACACTGGAATGATACcacatattctgcttatttctttATCAAGAAAGACATGGTAGAACTAGAgaagattaaaaagaataaaatagtgtCAATGCCAAGCACTTTGCTAACTGCTTTATTTGCTTTAATTCACTTAGTTATTAAccccatttacagatggggaaattgaggcttagagctAGAGggggtaagtggcagagccaggtaGTTTGACTCCAGAGGTTGTGTTCTTAACTCCTAGAATGTGTAACTTACAGAAAAGAATAACTAGGAGTTATATAAAaagaagtatgaaaaaaaaagtatgaaaagaatTAACTTTAGCAGAGTGGACTCTTAGTGGCTTTAGTTAACTGGCAGTCTTTTCTCATGAAGGAAGGTCTTTCACATGTGACAAGTTTCAGATGGAGAGAAAGGTCTGCTTTTAGCTCACATTTCTCTGGCTTTCTTGTGTATACCTCAAAGACTGTTTTGGTTCAATTTCTTGGGGCTTTCTCACGTTTGCTGGCAGCCATTTTGGAACCCCTTCCTAACATGAATGCTTGCGTTGATTCTGATAAGACTTGGGTATTTTCTAACTGCCATATTCACATTCTCACATGCTTTACAGCCTATCAgctctttccatcacattcacgtTTAATGATGTGCTAGCAACATAATCCTCTCATCAGCCTCAACTCCTCCCTGTGTCCCAATTTCAAGAACAAATTCTTCTACTTTTTGTTCTACGACAATTGGATTTTCTACTGTTTAATTTTAGATTGAATGAACTCATTTACTGCTATGCTTTTGCTGGAGAGCAAGTTTCAAGCTGAAAGGAAGCTTGGTGAATTTGTAACAGGCTGTTGGGATCTGGAAGGATTGTCAGAAtcccatgttttcttttcatttgtgtgCTTTAAAGTGAGGGGGTATTGTGATTTTTGTAGGTGGTCTCGGCATAGACGGCAGAGATATACGAATATCCTGACCAGCTTTGTGGGGAAGATGAGAATGGTTGTATTTCTCCTGACTTTATTTTTCCAGAGCTGCTTCTGTGGTAATACTACTCTGGCAAATATTGGCTAACCATGGAACATTTTTAAGAGCAAGAGTTTCATCAGTGTTCTGTCTATTACCATGGCTGAGGAATCAAAACAAAATACTCTCCACTAATTTCCTCGAACACTTATGGATGGATTCCAGAATATTACTTTTATGTTAGCTCCTAGACCAcataaagactttaaaataaaatgttactaaAAACACAATGATT from Choloepus didactylus isolate mChoDid1 chromosome 1, mChoDid1.pri, whole genome shotgun sequence harbors:
- the LOC119507119 gene encoding low molecular weight phosphotyrosine protein phosphatase-like, giving the protein MAVQLPKLVLFVCLGNICRSPIAEAVFRKLVTDQNISDNWRIDSTETSTEEIGNPPDYRGQNCMKKHEIPMNQVASQVTKEDFATFDYLLCMDENNLRDLNRKGSEVKNCKARTELLESYDPQKQLIIEDPYYGNDSCFETVDQQCFRCCKAFLEKSQ